The following DNA comes from Methanosarcina vacuolata Z-761.
CCCCTTCTTTTCCCCCTTCTTTTCCTCCTTCTTTTTCTCTTTCTTTTCCACTTTCTGCCGAGAAAATCGCTGTTATCTTCCAGAAGTCCTTTGCCTGAAAAGCCCGGATTGTCTTTTCTCTTTCGTATACAAACCCGCAGGTAGGCGTCTGGCAGGGGCCGATAGAAAGTATGTCCTTTGTTCTTGCTCTTTCCCTGACCGAAAGCGTGACAAAGCGAGTGAAAGCTGCTCCCATTTTAAGGTCCAGAATCTGTCTGGCTTCTGCAGCCATTGCCATGTTGTAGTCCGGGTCTATCAGGCTTTCAAAAGCTTTTTTTACCTCCTTTGGGGAGAGAGACGAAAAACGTGCCCTTTCAACCGGCACATTTGTTACTTCTTCTGCAAGTGTCTTGGCTTCAAATCCTATGTTTTCTCCTTCCCTGTCATAGTCGCAGGCAAGGACGATCTTGTTTGCTCTTTTTGCCAGATTTTTTACTGCAGCAGCGTATTCAGCTCGCGTTACAAGTTTTTGCGGGTCGACTCCAAGAAGCACACCCGGATTGACTTCATTCCATTTGTTATATTGCTCCGGAAAGTCATAATTCATAATATGCCCGGAAAGTCCCATTACCAGCCACTCTTCACCTTTCCACTTAAATTCATATGCTGGCAGCCCTTCAACTGTTATCCTCTCAACTTCCCCCTCGCCCAGAATGCTGGCAATCTGGGATGCTGCCTTATTCTTTTCTGCAAATGCGACAACTGTCATATAAAATACCCTGATTCCGTTCTTGAGATTATATTGGGATCTAAAATAGTATTAATAAGAAATGTGTGTACGGAAACGCATAATGAAGCTAATTGAAACACATAATTAAGTGAATTAGGAAATGCACCTGAAAGATTTTCCTTCTTTTTTCTCGTTTCTTTTATGTGCATCGGCTTAATCTTACTGGTAAGTTCAATTAGTTTACTGGTCAGATTCAATTATTTTACTGGTCGAATTCAATTATTTTACTGTTCAGGTTCAATTATTTTACTGGTCGAATTCAATTATTTTACTTGTTAGATTCAATTATTTTACTGATCAGGTTCAATTATACCGGTAAGCTGTAAAAGCCTTTACTTTAAAAACAGTTTCCGTGGTTTTCTTTCTGTGCATGCTCTGAATAATATACACACATTATTTATATATTTGACTGCTTATACATATTATATGACTTACCAGACATGAAAAGATATATATGAGTTGTCTGTTCTAGTCTGCAAGATATAAGTACCGGATTTATCTTTATCCTTATTATTCTGGTCAACCTTATAATATGCTTATGAAATGTCGGTTAGTTGCAGTCAATGATATTGCTGTTATTTGAAATGTTTTCATCGAGATCTGTTAATTAATATAATATTATAATTTTTCATTAACCTGCAGTCTGGAGTAACAATGACACTGATGGAAGATGCGAAGAAGGGAATCATCACACCCTCTATAGAAGCCGTGGCAAAAGCTGAAGGAATTGACCCTGAGACTGTCCGCTCCTGCGTGGCAAAAGGGCTAATCACTATCCCTGTAAATAACAGGCGAGAGACCCTTCCTATAGGTATTGGCAAGTATATGAGCACAAAGATCAATGCCAATATCGGGACATCGAGAGACTATATAGACATTGATGCCGAAATCGAAAAAGCAAAGGCCGCAGAAACTTTCGGCGCTCATGCCGTAATGGACCTTTCTACAGGCGGAAATCTGGACGAAATTCGCACTCAAATCCTGAAATCTGTTAACATTCCAGTCGGAACGGTCCCAATCTACCAGGCTGCAGCTTCCAGGAAAGTTGTTGTGGAAATGACTTCGGATGATATGTTCAATGCCGTCCGGAAACATGCCGAACAGGGAGTTGACTTTGTTACCGTTCATGCCGGAGTTAATTTAAACTCACTTGAACGGCTGCGCCAGAGCGACAGGATCATGAATGTCGTGAGCCGTGGAGGCTCTTTTACCCTTGCCTGGATGCTGCATAACGGAGAAGACAACCCCTTCTATGCCGAATTTGATTATCTCCTTGAAATCGCAAAAGAATATGATATGACCCTGAGCCTTGGAGACGGCATGCGTCCAGGCTGTATTGCCGATGCCTCTGACCGCCCGAAGTTTATGGAGTTTATCACGCTCGGTGAACTCGTAAAGCGGGCAAGAGCTGTCGATGTCCAGACTTTTGTAGAAGGTCCGGGCCATGTGCCTTTAAACGAAATCGAACTCAGCGTTAGGGGCATGAAAGAGCTCTGTAATGGTGCTCCTCTCTACCTTCTGGGCCCGCTTGTGACTGATATTGCTCCCGGCTTTGATCACATTACAGGCGCTATCGGAGGAGCAGTTGCAGGGATGCACGGCACAGATTTCCTCTGCATGGTAACTCCTTCGGAACACCTTGCCCTTCCAGCCCTTGAGGATATAAAAGAAGGCCTTCTTGTAACAAAGGTTGCAGCCCACACTATTGACCTTATAAAAGAAGGCCCGAGAGAACGCGCCTGGGAAAAAGATCTGGCAATGGCATATGCCCGCAGGGACCTTGACTGGGAAAAACAGTTCGAACTGGCAATCGATGGCAACAGGGCCCGCAAAATCCGAGATGCCAGAAAAACTGAAAGCGATACCTGCTCGATGTGTGGGAATCTCTGTGCCTTGAAAATTGTAAAGGAGGCTTTTGAGAAAAAGAAAATGGAAGAATGAATTTTTACCATT
Coding sequences within:
- the thiC gene encoding phosphomethylpyrimidine synthase ThiC, producing the protein MTLMEDAKKGIITPSIEAVAKAEGIDPETVRSCVAKGLITIPVNNRRETLPIGIGKYMSTKINANIGTSRDYIDIDAEIEKAKAAETFGAHAVMDLSTGGNLDEIRTQILKSVNIPVGTVPIYQAAASRKVVVEMTSDDMFNAVRKHAEQGVDFVTVHAGVNLNSLERLRQSDRIMNVVSRGGSFTLAWMLHNGEDNPFYAEFDYLLEIAKEYDMTLSLGDGMRPGCIADASDRPKFMEFITLGELVKRARAVDVQTFVEGPGHVPLNEIELSVRGMKELCNGAPLYLLGPLVTDIAPGFDHITGAIGGAVAGMHGTDFLCMVTPSEHLALPALEDIKEGLLVTKVAAHTIDLIKEGPRERAWEKDLAMAYARRDLDWEKQFELAIDGNRARKIRDARKTESDTCSMCGNLCALKIVKEAFEKKKMEE